A genomic window from Hyla sarda isolate aHylSar1 chromosome 10, aHylSar1.hap1, whole genome shotgun sequence includes:
- the LOC130293592 gene encoding G protein-activated inward rectifier potassium channel 4-like: MLAYLPRPPTDTHKYGTFPQKPETMVMSTTSCEDYHQKPEFPQPKKGSIISNFIPLSYTNSTKEPRHRRFSAVEQTDSGAVPPVAKHRPSVTINTEDLPRYQRAAKPETPLRGSFSKWHSKHALSVPNIPMRSKTPTRSVVSAPVSTKSHRMRCKLMYDDRQLFNLTNRQTRQRYVTKDGKCRVNLGRIHEKKRFLSDIFTTIVDLKYRWFIFVFMLCYMLTWVGFGVIYFVDALIRDDVNHVGDPEWKPCIDNVDSFLSALLFSVESQRTIGYGTRMVTADCPEGVILLMAQSIIGSVIDALMVGCMFVKISRPKKRAETLIFSKKCVVSHRDEKLCLMFRIGDLRDSHMVDAKIRAKLIKSRQTKEGEFIPLEQSEINLGYDTGEDRLFLVEPQIICHFINDHSPFWEMSAESLKREQFEIIVILEGIVEATGMTCQAKTSYTEDEILWGHRFEPCMTLEKGAFRVDYSHFDKTFDVQTPWGSAKDMHELKENEQNDRSTLSLYWDNMFQTPIPEDANIVFGNDSLENQDRIDFPSIAEGNQESDSNDLDV; the protein is encoded by the exons ATGCTAGCCTATCTGCCCAGGCCACCAACAGACACCCACAAATACGGAACATTCCCTCAAAAG CCTGAAACAATGGTTATGTCCACGACTTCCTGCGAAGATTATCATCAAAAACCAGAGTTCCCTCAACCTAAGAAAGGCAGCATTATCTCAAACTTTATTCCACTGTCTTACACCAACAGTACTAAGGAACCCCGCCATAGGAGATTCAGTGCTGTAGAAcaaacagacagtggtgctgtTCCTCCAGTAGCCAAGCATAGGCCTAGTGTGACTATTAATACAGAGGACTTACCTCGATATCAACGAGCTGCCAAGCCAGAAACACCTCTAAGGGGATCCTTTTCAAAGTGGCATTCTAAACATGCCCTAAGTGTTCCAAATATCCCAATGAGAAGTAAAACCCCTACCCGTAGTGTTGTTTCTGCTCCAGTCAGCACAAAATCACACAGGATGCGATGTAAGCTCATGTATGATGACCGTCAGCTCTTTAACCTTACTAATCGACAGACACGCCAGAGATATGTCACCAAGGATGGCAAGTGTAGGGTTAACCTTGGACGTATTCACGAGAAGAAGAGGTTTTTGTCAGACATTTTCACCACTATTGTGGATCTAAAGTATCGTTGGTTCATATTTGTATTCATGTTATGTTACATGCTCACCTGGGTTGGATTTGGGGTTATTTATTTTGTGGATGCCTTGATAAGAGATGACGTAAATCACGTGGGGGATCCTGAGTGGAAGCCTTGTATTGACAATGTTGACTCCTTCCTTTCTGCCTTACTCTTCTCTGTAGAAAGTCAAAGGACAATTGGTTATGGCACCAGGATGGTAACTGCCGATTGCCCAGAGGGTGTTATTTTGCTCATGGCTCAGTCAATTATAGGTTCAGTCATTGACGCGCTCATGGTTGGCTGCATGTTTGTCAAAATTTCTCGGCCTAAAAAAAGAGCCGAGACACTGATTTTCAGCAagaaatgtgtggtgtcccatCGGGATGAAAAGCTTTGCTTGATGTTCAGAATTGGAGATTTAAGAGACAGTCATATGGTAGATGCCAAGATAAGAGCTAAACTCATCAAATCTAGACAGACAAAGGAAGGGGAGTTTATTCCACTGGAGCAATCTGAAATTAACCTTGGTTATGATACTGGAGAGGACCGGCTTTTCCTGGTGGAACCTCAGATCATCTGTCATTTCATCAACGATCACAGCCCATTCTGGGAGATGTCTGCCGAGTCACTGAAGCGGGAGCAGTTCGAAATTATTGTAATCCTTGAGGGCATTGTTGAAGCCACAG GTATGACGTGTCAAGCTAAGACTTCCTACACGGAGGATGAGATTTTGTGGGGTCACAGATTCGAGCCTTGCATGACTCTGGAGAAAGGAGCATTCCGCGTTGACTACAGCCACTTTGATAAGACATTTGATGTCCAAACACCATGGGGCAGTGCTAAGGATATGCATGAACTCAAGGAAAATGAACAGAATGACAGGTCTACCCTCAGCCTCTATTGGGACAATATGTTCCAGACCCCTATTCCCGAGGATGCAAATATAGTATTTGGGAACGATTCACTGGAGAATCAAGACAGAATAGACTTTCCCAGCATTGCTGAAGGAAACCAAGAATCTGACAGCAATGATCTTGATGTCTGA